A stretch of the Salarias fasciatus chromosome 3, fSalaFa1.1, whole genome shotgun sequence genome encodes the following:
- the LOC115409763 gene encoding claudin domain-containing protein 1-like isoform X1: MVDNRYATALVIACVLSVLATVYLSVAVGTQHWYQYTSPTVRGEANASELRALYEEFMDGEFDEKTYSDTLFRLNGTVGLWWRCVLVPGGAGWYKEPGVKLVLECRSFTLPQQFTPKYKEPGNHNSGEDMLRTYLWRCQFLLPLASLGLVVLAALTGCCACLCRSLTPTLGIGVLHLLAGLCTLATVCCYLAGMDLLHRVSMLPERVDGSLGWSLYLALISSPLHMMAAALLVWAARSHSQNYYRMTAYRVA, encoded by the exons ATGGTCGACAACCGCTACGCCACCGCGCTGGTCATCGCGTGCGTGCTGAGCGTGCTGGCCACCGTGTACCTGTCCGTGGCCGTGGGCACGCAGCACTGGTACCAGTACACGAGCCCGACCGTGCGCGGCGAGGCCAACGCGTCGGAGCTGCGCGCGCTGTACGAGGAGTTCATGGACGGGGAGTTCGACGAGAAGACTTACAGCGACACGCTGTTCCGCCTCAACGGCACCGTGGGCCTCTGGTGGCGCTGCGTGCTCGTGCCCGGCGGCGCCGGCTGGTACAAGGAGCCAGGTG TGAAGCTGGTGCTGGAGTGCCGCAGCTTCACTCTGCCTCAGCAGTTCACCCCCAAGTACAAAGAGCCGGGGAACCACAACAGCGGGGAGGACATGCTGCGAACCT ATCTGTGGCGGTGCCAGTTCCTGCTGCCGCTGGCGTCCCTGGGCCTGGTGGTGCTGGCGGCGCTCACCGGCTGCTGCGCCTGCCTCTGCCGAAGCCTCACGCCCACGCTGGGGATCGGagtgctccacctgctggccg GTCTGTGCACGCTGGCCACCGTGTGCTGCTACCTGGCCGGGATGGACCTGCTGCACCGGGTGTCCATGCTTCCCGAGCGGGTGGACGGCTCGCTGGGCTGGTCGCTGTACCTCGCCCTCATCTCCTCTCCCCTGCACATGATGGCCGCCGCGCTGCTGGTGTGGGCGGCGCGCAGCCACAGCCAGAACTACTACCGCATGACGGCCTACCGGGTGGCGTAG
- the LOC115409763 gene encoding claudin domain-containing protein 1-like isoform X2, which translates to MVDNRYATALVIACVLSVLATVYLSVAVGTQHWYQYTSPTVRGEANASELRALYEEFMDGEFDEKTYSDTLFRLNGTVGLWWRCVLVPGGAGWYKEPGLKLVLECRSFTLPQQFTPKYKEPGNHNSGEDMLRTYLWRCQFLLPLASLGLVVLAALTGCCACLCRSLTPTLGIGVLHLLAGLCTLATVCCYLAGMDLLHRVSMLPERVDGSLGWSLYLALISSPLHMMAAALLVWAARSHSQNYYRMTAYRVA; encoded by the exons ATGGTCGACAACCGCTACGCCACCGCGCTGGTCATCGCGTGCGTGCTGAGCGTGCTGGCCACCGTGTACCTGTCCGTGGCCGTGGGCACGCAGCACTGGTACCAGTACACGAGCCCGACCGTGCGCGGCGAGGCCAACGCGTCGGAGCTGCGCGCGCTGTACGAGGAGTTCATGGACGGGGAGTTCGACGAGAAGACTTACAGCGACACGCTGTTCCGCCTCAACGGCACCGTGGGCCTCTGGTGGCGCTGCGTGCTCGTGCCCGGCGGCGCCGGCTGGTACAAGGAGCCAG GCCTGAAGCTGGTGCTGGAGTGCCGCAGCTTCACTCTGCCTCAGCAGTTCACCCCCAAGTACAAAGAGCCGGGGAACCACAACAGCGGGGAGGACATGCTGCGAACCT ATCTGTGGCGGTGCCAGTTCCTGCTGCCGCTGGCGTCCCTGGGCCTGGTGGTGCTGGCGGCGCTCACCGGCTGCTGCGCCTGCCTCTGCCGAAGCCTCACGCCCACGCTGGGGATCGGagtgctccacctgctggccg GTCTGTGCACGCTGGCCACCGTGTGCTGCTACCTGGCCGGGATGGACCTGCTGCACCGGGTGTCCATGCTTCCCGAGCGGGTGGACGGCTCGCTGGGCTGGTCGCTGTACCTCGCCCTCATCTCCTCTCCCCTGCACATGATGGCCGCCGCGCTGCTGGTGTGGGCGGCGCGCAGCCACAGCCAGAACTACTACCGCATGACGGCCTACCGGGTGGCGTAG
- the LOC115409779 gene encoding N-acyl-aromatic-L-amino acid amidohydrolase (carboxylate-forming) B-like encodes MEVDQVVCLPRLSRVAVCGGTHGNELSGVYLVRELLRTGGGAAAAAGEGGPEVLTVMSNPRAVQQCRRYVETDLNRCFTHAILNGPPSENAPYEITRSRELNALLGPKGSPEAADLVCDLHNTTANMGLCLIAYSDCDWICLQIFRHLQRAMPDVPMRFIHFDISCKESYSLDSVGKHGFAMEIGPQPHGVVRSNVFTAMKLGVRHTLDWVGMFNSGTVFEGGCVEVYTMVRNIDYPRDKETHSITAAIHPQLQDRDFCLLRPGDPLFQTFSGETLRYKGGEPLYPFFINECAYYEKGIAVSLARKTHVMVPAIRVQAGEGRADRREFTSEEEE; translated from the exons ATGGAGGTGGACCAGGTGGTGTGTTTGCCCAGGTTGTCCCGGGTCGCCGTGTGCGGCGGTACCCACGGCAACGAGCTGTCCGGAGTGTACCTGGTGAGGGAGCTGCTGAGGACggggggcggagcggcggcggcggcgggggagggagGTCCGGAGGTGCTGACGGTGATGTCCAACCCCAGGGCGGTGCAGCAGTGTCGCCGATACGTGGAGACCGACCTGAACCGCTGCTTCACCCACGCCATCCTCAA CGGGCCTCCGTCAGAAAACGCCCCCTACGAGATCACCAGGTCTCGAGAGCTGAACGCCCTGCTGGGACCCAAAGGCAGCCCGGAGGCGGCGGACCTCGTCTGCGACCTGCACAACACCACCGCCAACATGGGCCTGTGCCTCATCGCCTACTCCGACTGCGACTGGATCTGCCTGCAGATATTCCGACACCTGCAG AGGGCCATGCCGGACGTACCCATGAGATTCATCCATTTCGACATCTCCTGTAAAGAGTCCTACTCCCTGGACTCCGTGGGCAAACACGGCTTCG CGATGGAGATCGGCCCCCAGCCGCACGGTGTGGTGCGCTCCAACGTCTTCACCGCCATGAAGCTGGGCGTCCGGCACACGCTGGACTGGGTCGGCATGTTCAACTCAG GCACGGTGTTCGAAGGAGGCTGCGTGGAGGTGTACACCATGGTGAGGAACATCGACTACCCCCGAGACAAGGAGACGCACAGCATCACCGCCGCCATCCACCCTCAGCTGCAG GACCGAGACTTCTGCCTGCTCCGGCCCGGAGACCCGCTGTTCCAGACGTTCTCGGGCGAAACGCTGCGGTACAAAGGCGGAGAGCCCCTCTACCCCTTCTTCATCAATGAGTGCGCCTATTACGAGAAGGGCATCGCCGTGTCCCTGGCGAGGAAGACGCACGTGATGGTTCCCGCCATCCGGGtgcaggcgggggaggggcgggcGGACCGGCGGGAATTCacttcagaagaagaagagtga